The sequence AGGCTACCAAATCAGCCAAATGGACAAGCCGATTGTGGAATTCGGTAAGCTAGACATCATCGTTGGCGACACCAAGAAAACCATTAACGTGACCCGCGCCCACTTAGAAGAAGATGCGGGTAAATCGGTTCATGAAGGTATGGCTGGCGTGACCGGCATCGACTTAAACCGTGCCGGTACGCCTTTATTGGAAGTGGTGTCTGAGCCCGAAATGCGTAGCGCCGCCGATGCGGTGGCCTATGCGAAGGCACTGCATACCTTGGTGACCTGGTTGGGCGTGTGCGACGGCAATATGGCCGAAGGCTCGTTCCGTGTCGACGCCAACGTGTCGGTACGCCCGTTTGGGCAAGCCGAATTTGGCACCCGCTGCGAAATTAAAAACCTGAACTCATTCCGCTTTTTGGAAGCCGCCATCAATTACGAGATCGGCCGCCAAATTGAGCTGATTGAAGACGGTGGTAAAGTGATTCAGCAAACCCGTTTATTTGATCCAGACAGCGGCGAAACCCGTGCCATGCGTTCGAAAGAAGATGCTCACGACTATCGTTACTTCCCTGATCCAGACTTATTGCCCATCATTATTTCGGATGCTCAAATCGAAGCGGCGCGTCAGGAAATGCCAGAGTTGCCCGCCCAAATGGCGGCGCGCTTTGTGGCCGACTTTGACGTGTCTGATTACGACGCCAGCGTATTGACCGCTGAGCGTGCGGTGGCGCTGTACTTTGAAACCGTGGCGAGCGCATCGGGCCAGGGTAAATTGGCCGCCAACTGGCTTAACGGTGAGTTGGCCGCTAGCTTGAATAAGGCTAACTTGAGCATTGCCGAATCGCCGATTCAACCTGAGCGTTTGGTGGGTTTGATTGCCCGCATCCACGACAATACCTTGTCGAACAAGCTGGCCAAACAAGTATTCGAAGCGATGTGGGAGAGCGACTTAGACGCCGACGCCATCATCGAACGCGACGGTTTGAAACAGATTACCGACACCGGCGCCATCGAGGGCATGATTGCCGACGTTTTGGCGGCCAACCCTAAATCGGTAGAAGAATTCAAGGCCGGTAAGGAAAAAGCCCTGAACGCCCTGGTGGGCCAAGTGATGAAAGCCTCACGCGGCAAAGCCAATCCAACTCAGGTACAAGAGTTAATGAAGCAAAAACTAGCCGAGTAAGCAAGCCAACGGCTCAGGGCGTGCAGCGTACGCCTTGGGCCACTGACAACAAAGGACAGTGATGAAACAGTGGTCAAAATTAATGTTGCTGGTGGCCGTGTTGGGCCTGAGCGCCTGTGGTTTTCATTTGCGTGGCATGGGCGGCACCGTTCGCCCCATGCCGTTTACCACCGTACACGTGAGCGGCGACGGCACCTTAGTCGGCCCGCTGAATGTGGTGTTGAAGCGTAATGAAACGATTAAAGTGGTTGGCGCTGGACAGGCAGAAGCTTCTTTAGAAGTGCTGAACGAAAGCGCTAAGCGTGAAGTGTTGACGATTAACCGCGGTGGTTCGGTGAATGAATACCTATACCGCTTTACCGCTACGGCACAGTTACACAAAAATGGTGCGCCTTATGGTGAACCGATGAACGTGACCGTTCGCCGCACCATGGACTACACCGACCGCGACGTATTGGGTAAAGAAGATGAAGAAGGCCAGCTATGGCAAGAAATGCGCATGGATGCTGCTGAGCAGCTGGTGCGTCGTTTAGCCTACATCAAGCCTGATGCGGTGAAAACCACAGAAGAACACCCTGTTGGTTTGATTCGTAAGTAATGGCGGCCTTAAGCTTTAATCAACTGGCCTCTCACCTCAAGGGGCCGCTGGCGCCGTTGTACGTGATTCACGGTGAAGAAGCGCTGTTAAGCCTTGAAGCCTTGGATGCGCTGCGTGCGGCGGCCAAGGCGCAAGGCTATTTGAGCCGCGAACAGTCTATGGTAGAAAATCATTTTGACTGGTCGTCGTGGCTGCAAGACAACGACAGCGTGAGCCTGTTCTCAGAGCAAAAGCTGTTGGAATTGCACATTCCTACGGGTAAGCCTGGCAAAGAAGGTGGCGACGCTTTACAGCAGCTGGTACAGAGGCTACCGCAGGACACGGTGGTGGTGATTTTACTGCCCAAGCTGGAGCGGGTGCAGCTACAAAGCAAATGGTTTACTGCTTTGGCCCAGGCCGCACAGGTACTAGAAGCCAAGGCGATTGGTCTAGAAGGCTTGCCCGCTTGGTTAAGCGGCCGCCTGGCCGACCAAAACCTCTCCATGACGACGGAGGCGCTGGCCCTATTCGCGGAGCGAGTAGAGGGTAATTTATTGGCGGCCAAGCAAGAGCTAGACAAGCTGGCGTTGATTTTCCCTGAAGGCACTGAGCTCAGCTGGGACGACGTGCAAGAGGCCATTGCCCACGTAGCACGCTTTGACGTGTTTCAGCTGGCAGCGGCGTGGATGCGCGGCGACGCCACTCGCGTGGTCAAGCTATTGGATGGTTTAGCGCAAGAGGGTGGCGAGCCGGTACTGCTTTTGTGGGCGCTGAGCGAAGACATTCGCCTTTTGCTGCGCCTGAAGGCCGGCCTGGCTCAAAACCAGACCATCCAAAGCATGAGCCGTTCGCTGCGGCTGTGGGGCGAAAAGCAGCATCTGGCGCCTAAGGCTTTGAACCGTCTAGGCACGGGGCAGCTTTTGAATGCCTTGCAAACCTGTGCCCAAATTGATAGACAGATCAAAGGGGCTGAGGCGGGCGATGCATGGCTGGGCCTGAAAAATCTAGCCTTAACGCTGGCGAAGTAGGCCTGCGTCTTAAGGAATCATACCGGGCTTGCCCGGTATTTTTTTGGTCGTTACCAAGGTTAATGCCGTGCATTCAGCGTGGCACGCTTCTAAAACTATTTAAAAGTATGTTTTGATCGAAATTTAAGTATCGTTTTTTAGTACTGTTTAATTTGCAGTGGTGGCGGCCGGTCATCCTCGCTAAGATGGCTACTGAAGGCACCATCAATAGGCTTCGGCCCACATAAGGACATCTGCTCACCATGCTGCCCCTAAAAATCATTGCCACCGGTAAGGCGCTGCCTGCTGAACCCGTCACCTCGGCACAGCTCGACCAAAAGTTGGGTTTGCCTAATGGCTATGTGGCTAAAAAATCAGGCGTGACCCATCGCTATTTTGCCGATGCGGGCTTATTGCAATCAGCTTTAGGCGCCGCCGCGCTAAGCGATGCCTGCCGTCAATATGGGCTAGACCCGCACAGCATTGACCTATTGTTGTGCGCCAACGGCGTACCAGAACAGGCCCTGCCCAGTACGGCCAGCCGTACCTTGGCCTGTGCTGATTTGCGCGCCGGCATCGCCGCTTTTGACGTTAACGCCAGCTGCGTCAGCTTTGTGACGGCGCTGCATCAAGCAGCGTGCTTACTCAACAGCGGCGCCTATCAGCGCATTGCCATTGTGTCGTCGGAGCTAGCGTCGCGCGGCATAGACTGGCGCGATCATGAAACGGCGCTGATTTTTGGCGACGGGGCTGCGGCGGTGATTGTTGAGTCGGGCGAGGGGGCAGAAGGCTGCGCCGCCTATCGTTTGGCGGTGTATCCAGAAGGCGTGAGCCATTGCGAGATTCGCGCCGGCGGCACGCGCCGCAACCCCAGCGTCGGCTTGGCAGCAGAGGACCAGGTGTTTCAAATGGCGGGTAAGCGCGTGTTTAAGCTGGCGTCACAGTTGATGCCTGAATTCTTGACGGATTTATTCGCGCCTTTGGGCTATGCGCCCACTCAAGTTGACTTGGTGGTGCCGCATCAGGCCAGCCACTTGTCTTTACACCATCTGCGTACGCGCTTGGGCTATACCGAGGCACAGGTGGTGGACATTTATGCCGAGCATGGCAATCAGGTGGCGGCCTCCATCCCCACGGCCTTGCATGAAGCCATGCGCCAAGGGCGGATGGGGCCAGGGCAGAAAGTATTGCTCATCGGAACGGCGGCCGGGTTTGGCATGGCCGGCATGGTGTTGTACACATGAAGCAAGTCTTGTTAACC comes from Neisseriaceae bacterium CLB008 and encodes:
- the gatB gene encoding Asp-tRNA(Asn)/Glu-tRNA(Gln) amidotransferase subunit GatB, with product MNWEVVIGLEVHVQLNTVSKIFSGASTAFGAEPNAHASVVELALPGVLPVMNKAAVEKAIKLGLALNATINQKNIFDRKNYFYPDLPKGYQISQMDKPIVEFGKLDIIVGDTKKTINVTRAHLEEDAGKSVHEGMAGVTGIDLNRAGTPLLEVVSEPEMRSAADAVAYAKALHTLVTWLGVCDGNMAEGSFRVDANVSVRPFGQAEFGTRCEIKNLNSFRFLEAAINYEIGRQIELIEDGGKVIQQTRLFDPDSGETRAMRSKEDAHDYRYFPDPDLLPIIISDAQIEAARQEMPELPAQMAARFVADFDVSDYDASVLTAERAVALYFETVASASGQGKLAANWLNGELAASLNKANLSIAESPIQPERLVGLIARIHDNTLSNKLAKQVFEAMWESDLDADAIIERDGLKQITDTGAIEGMIADVLAANPKSVEEFKAGKEKALNALVGQVMKASRGKANPTQVQELMKQKLAE
- the lptE gene encoding LPS assembly lipoprotein LptE, with the translated sequence MKQWSKLMLLVAVLGLSACGFHLRGMGGTVRPMPFTTVHVSGDGTLVGPLNVVLKRNETIKVVGAGQAEASLEVLNESAKREVLTINRGGSVNEYLYRFTATAQLHKNGAPYGEPMNVTVRRTMDYTDRDVLGKEDEEGQLWQEMRMDAAEQLVRRLAYIKPDAVKTTEEHPVGLIRK
- the holA gene encoding DNA polymerase III subunit delta produces the protein MAALSFNQLASHLKGPLAPLYVIHGEEALLSLEALDALRAAAKAQGYLSREQSMVENHFDWSSWLQDNDSVSLFSEQKLLELHIPTGKPGKEGGDALQQLVQRLPQDTVVVILLPKLERVQLQSKWFTALAQAAQVLEAKAIGLEGLPAWLSGRLADQNLSMTTEALALFAERVEGNLLAAKQELDKLALIFPEGTELSWDDVQEAIAHVARFDVFQLAAAWMRGDATRVVKLLDGLAQEGGEPVLLLWALSEDIRLLLRLKAGLAQNQTIQSMSRSLRLWGEKQHLAPKALNRLGTGQLLNALQTCAQIDRQIKGAEAGDAWLGLKNLALTLAK
- a CDS encoding 3-oxoacyl-[acyl-carrier-protein] synthase III C-terminal domain-containing protein, yielding MLPLKIIATGKALPAEPVTSAQLDQKLGLPNGYVAKKSGVTHRYFADAGLLQSALGAAALSDACRQYGLDPHSIDLLLCANGVPEQALPSTASRTLACADLRAGIAAFDVNASCVSFVTALHQAACLLNSGAYQRIAIVSSELASRGIDWRDHETALIFGDGAAAVIVESGEGAEGCAAYRLAVYPEGVSHCEIRAGGTRRNPSVGLAAEDQVFQMAGKRVFKLASQLMPEFLTDLFAPLGYAPTQVDLVVPHQASHLSLHHLRTRLGYTEAQVVDIYAEHGNQVAASIPTALHEAMRQGRMGPGQKVLLIGTAAGFGMAGMVLYT